One Nicotiana tomentosiformis chromosome 4, ASM39032v3, whole genome shotgun sequence genomic window carries:
- the LOC104095058 gene encoding fruit protein pKIWI501-like isoform X2 — translation MASLDQVPAAAVVEPTPAAAVETTKDATKEESVVSTEAPEAPEVAANETAAAPVVEEKKETVAEAVVEEKKEEPVTPVAEAATEVPVEKTE, via the exons ATGGCAAGTCTTGATCAGGTAC cagcagcagcagtagtAGAGCCCACTCCTGCAGCTGCAGTTGAAACCACCAAAGATGCAACCAAAGAAGAGTCAGTAGTGAGTACTGAAGCCCCAGAAGCACCAGAAGTTGCTGCTAATGAGACTGCTGCTGCACCAGTagtagaagaaaaaaaagaaactgTTGCTGAAGCTGTTGttgaagaaaagaaagaagaacctGTAACTCCTGTTGCTGAAGCTGCCACAGAAGTTCCTGTGGAGAAGACTGAATGA
- the LOC104095058 gene encoding fruit protein pKIWI501-like isoform X1 — protein sequence MASLDQVGSAAAAVVEPTPAAAVETTKDATKEESVVSTEAPEAPEVAANETAAAPVVEEKKETVAEAVVEEKKEEPVTPVAEAATEVPVEKTE from the exons ATGGCAAGTCTTGATCAG GTTGGAtcagcagcagcagcagtagtAGAGCCCACTCCTGCAGCTGCAGTTGAAACCACCAAAGATGCAACCAAAGAAGAGTCAGTAGTGAGTACTGAAGCCCCAGAAGCACCAGAAGTTGCTGCTAATGAGACTGCTGCTGCACCAGTagtagaagaaaaaaaagaaactgTTGCTGAAGCTGTTGttgaagaaaagaaagaagaacctGTAACTCCTGTTGCTGAAGCTGCCACAGAAGTTCCTGTGGAGAAGACTGAATGA
- the LOC138909213 gene encoding uncharacterized protein, producing the protein MKIQADKNRSFREFEVGDQVFVRLQPYRQMSLKGHSYHKLSPKYFGPFQVIKRVGSVAYQLYLPPHTKIHSTFHVLQLKKHIGSAPLIRDLPVSLSPRGNIVLEPEQALEFRSISKHHRQVKQVLVKWFNCPIEDSTWIDVHAFKQQFSHFVLVDKNS; encoded by the coding sequence atgaagattcaagctgataaaaatagatccttcAGAGAGTTTGAGGTGGGAGATCAAGTGTTTGTTAGGCTGCAACCATACAGGCAGATGTCCTTGAAAGGTCACTCTTATCACAAACTAAGTCCAAAATACTTTGGTCCATTTCAAGTCATCAAGAGGGTTGGATCTGTAGCCTACCAGTTGTACTTACCTCCTCATACCAAAATCCATTCCACATTCCATGTCTTACAGCTCAAAAAACACATTGGATCTGCTCCTCTAATACGTGATCTACCAGTATCTCTTTCTCCCCGTGGCAATATTGTTTTGGAACCAGAGCAAGCACTGGAATTTCGATCCATTTCCAAGCATCACAGACAGGTCAAGCAAGTGTTGGTGAAGTGGTTCAACTGTCCAATCGAAGATAGTACTTGGATAGATGTCCATGCCTTCAAGCAACAGTTTTCTCATTTTGTCCTTGTGGACAAGAACTCTTAG